The following is a genomic window from Candidatus Paceibacterota bacterium.
GCGAATGATTTAAAGAGTCCAGTTAAAGCGACTGGCGAATTTAGAAGTGTGACTGAGATTGAAGAAAATTTATCAAACCGACTTAGTGGTTGGGGTTTAAAATCTCAAATAACAATTTCCGCTCCTTCTCCGGAAGACATTATTTTGTCGGGAGCCAAACTAAGATTAATTTCAAATGAAACAGGGGTTGAAGAAGACCCAATGAATCTTGGTTCAGGTGCCCAACGTTCGATTGTAAATAACCTACTTCTTTTGTGGGCTGAGATAGAAAGCAAAAAAATAAAGACTGATAAAAAGAAATTTAGCGGTGAGATAACCCTTCTCTTGTATGAGGAACCGGAGGCACTTCTTCATTATGATCAAGAGTGTAAGTTGTTAAGAAATCTTGAAGATCTTTCTAAGACCAATAACAGCCAGGTACTTATTTGTACGCATTCACCCAATCTCATTAGTGCAAAAAATGAATCTCTAAAATGTGTATCAAGATTTGTAAAAAATTCTGGTATTTCTACTAAGTACAGTGCAACAGAAATTTTTTTGAATAATCTTAAAACAAATGCACCAGATTTTGATTTTGTACTTTGGCTTAACCCTGATCGTAATACTATGTTTTTTGTTGATAAGGTTATTCTAGTGGAAGGCCCATCTGATAAAGCCTTCTTAAATTATCTTACGAGAGAAAATAGCCTTGATAAAAATTCATACATAGTTGATTGTGGGAATAAAAGCAACTTGCCTAATTTTATGAAACTATGTGAGCAGTTTGGCATCAAGCATTCCGTTATGTTTGATAAAGATGGTGATACTTCAGCAAACCATAAAGCTTGGAATAAAGCTGTTGTAGATGCAAAAAATTTATTCACCGTAGACATTAAAGACTTCCCGATAGACCTTGAGACGTATATTAGATTTGATAAAGTTCCAGTTACAGGCAAGTTTAAAAAACCTCTTGAAGTTCTACGCCAGTTAAAAGAAGGTAAACTGTCTGTTGTTCATAATACAGAATTTGTAACTTTTTTAAATAACTAACTTTTTCATTTCGATGACAAAAATGTATCAAACAAAAGAGCAAGTTTTGGAGAAAGCAGAAACAATTTTGCATAAATCTTTGCGTAGAGCTATCTCTACAGAAGCAATCGGAATTATTGAGGCCCAAATTGGAGAATACGGAATGAAGCGCAAAGGCTTCTTGGGTGATTTGGTAGAAAAATACTTTTTCGACATTAATCCAGGAAATATTAGCGAGCCAGATTTTAAAATTGCAGAAGTTGAACTTAAAACAACTCCGCTAAAGAAACATAGCAATAACAAATTGGTTTCAAAGGAAAGATTAGTTTTTTCGATGATTAACTACGACACTGTTGTAAATGAAACATGGAAGCTAAGCTCTTTCTTGAAGAAAAACAAGTCACTGTTATTAATGTTTTACTTATGGATAGAAAATAAGAGCATTCTTGATTATGAATTTAAATTTGTTCATTTATTGAATTTACTAGAAGATATTTCCAATGAGGATGTTTTTCAAATTCAGAAA
Proteins encoded in this region:
- a CDS encoding AAA family ATPase, yielding MKIKSIKINNFRSIKEVEITGPLDDVWTFVGQNNAGKSSVMHAIRAFYGEYDVKAEDFCRADGSNKPIEITMEYKLSDDEFLQLPEQYKLPNNILSVVKRYARDSLKGESHGFTKDSTTSEIKEVEEEFFGAKNVAVGKLGTVIYIPAVKDLGEELKKTKSSLFSKLISRILTETLTDLPSWNNLIKNTEEFANDLKSPVKATGEFRSVTEIEENLSNRLSGWGLKSQITISAPSPEDIILSGAKLRLISNETGVEEDPMNLGSGAQRSIVNNLLLLWAEIESKKIKTDKKKFSGEITLLLYEEPEALLHYDQECKLLRNLEDLSKTNNSQVLICTHSPNLISAKNESLKCVSRFVKNSGISTKYSATEIFLNNLKTNAPDFDFVLWLNPDRNTMFFVDKVILVEGPSDKAFLNYLTRENSLDKNSYIVDCGNKSNLPNFMKLCEQFGIKHSVMFDKDGDTSANHKAWNKAVVDAKNLFTVDIKDFPIDLETYIRFDKVPVTGKFKKPLEVLRQLKEGKLSVVHNTEFVTFLNN